In one Leptospira fletcheri genomic region, the following are encoded:
- a CDS encoding TolC family protein: protein MKRRLESTIKIFIILSLVGATSLYSDSETILTVEDFMLKAEKTSPEVAAKIFLAKQAEEGIGVAKAAYMPTAYASGMITSGLPGSFGEPGVMVPRGVMVSPFHAGPSAGIWGQYTLYDWGRRSNDLKYAESQAKGRKEEIRLTRLEVLDTSIRSYYSCSRNRSMMELWSGLTDDLDTIRREALRFVRNGQKSIVDKYLVEAQVEQIKTQTDDYELRLKKGREELGLLIQEDWTSISCPSITSINLGKFSETEESSGSNRTDPSLGIGDQYDSSPIVSRVKMEVIAAEAKLDRSKADFMPELKSSYSVGTFKEARLVPYSNYSANLSFVVPVFEGLKTVREVKAAEHELSAKRKELEAARKKVAELNVGLSKTIDSATLRIKHLRNEVELAKTGYEVARSRYANYQGNLVDFREAFRNLLRTQGELIDAYTEYLTYTKVRDLVNGKI, encoded by the coding sequence ATGAAACGCAGACTCGAATCTACAATTAAGATTTTTATAATACTTTCGCTCGTTGGCGCGACTTCCCTCTATTCGGATTCGGAAACGATCCTGACCGTCGAGGACTTCATGCTCAAAGCGGAAAAAACGAGCCCGGAGGTGGCCGCAAAAATTTTCCTGGCAAAGCAGGCCGAAGAAGGGATCGGAGTGGCGAAAGCCGCTTACATGCCTACCGCTTACGCGTCCGGGATGATCACCTCCGGGTTACCGGGTTCGTTCGGGGAACCGGGCGTCATGGTTCCTAGAGGTGTGATGGTTTCCCCCTTTCACGCCGGACCTTCCGCGGGTATCTGGGGCCAATACACGCTTTATGATTGGGGCAGAAGGTCCAACGATCTGAAGTACGCCGAAAGCCAAGCGAAAGGAAGAAAGGAGGAGATCAGACTCACCCGACTCGAAGTCTTGGACACCTCCATTAGGAGTTATTACTCATGCTCCCGAAACCGGAGCATGATGGAGCTTTGGTCCGGCTTGACGGACGATCTGGACACGATACGGAGAGAAGCGCTCAGATTCGTACGTAACGGTCAGAAGTCGATCGTGGACAAATACCTAGTCGAGGCTCAGGTGGAACAGATCAAAACCCAGACGGACGACTACGAACTCAGATTGAAAAAAGGAAGAGAGGAACTAGGACTCTTAATACAGGAGGATTGGACCTCCATTTCCTGTCCGTCCATCACTTCCATCAATCTCGGAAAATTCTCGGAGACCGAAGAATCTTCCGGATCGAACCGGACGGATCCTTCTCTCGGAATCGGCGACCAGTACGATTCTTCTCCGATCGTAAGCCGCGTCAAAATGGAAGTCATAGCTGCCGAAGCCAAGTTGGATCGTTCCAAGGCGGACTTTATGCCCGAATTGAAATCATCCTATTCCGTAGGTACGTTCAAGGAGGCAAGGTTGGTACCTTATTCGAATTACTCCGCCAACCTTTCCTTCGTCGTACCGGTTTTCGAAGGACTTAAAACGGTTCGGGAAGTAAAGGCAGCCGAACACGAACTTTCCGCGAAGCGAAAGGAATTGGAAGCGGCCCGGAAGAAAGTAGCCGAGCTGAACGTGGGACTGAGCAAGACGATCGATTCCGCGACATTAAGAATCAAGCATCTCAGAAACGAAGTGGAACTGGCCAAGACCGGTTACGAAGTGGCGCGAAGTCGTTATGCGAACTACCAAGGAAACCTTGTGGATTTCAGAGAGGCGTTCCGAAACCTGTTACGGACCCAGGGGGAATTGATAGACGCCTATACCGAATATCTCACCTACACCAAGGTTCGAGACCTGGTAAACGGAAAAATATAA
- a CDS encoding TCR/Tet family MFS transporter: MTVAPKNALRFVLITLLIDFTGFGIIVPVIPQLIEQLIGGDLSEASVYGGWLTFAYAFTQFIFAPILGGLSDRFGRRPVLLSSLFGLGVDYVFLAFAPDIWWLFLGRIVSGLTGASYSAAGAYIADISPPEKRSQNFGLIGAAFGVGFIVGPVIGGIFSQFGPRAPFMVAAGLSFTNWIYGYLVLPESLVESNRRKFEWKRANPVGSLVQLNRLPGANAGLLLAVSLLFIANHSCESTWTYYTMQKFAWDAEQVGYSLGVVGITIAFVQGFLLRIVIPKFGQKNTTYLGISAVIVVSILFALASEGWMMYVLLVPFSIAFLATPAIQGYVSNHVPANEQGELQGLMGSIMGITSIIGPVLMTNLFSYFTRPGASPYFPGAPFITSSLLALFSGIICIVCFREETKRTATKEEISGGNPAES, encoded by the coding sequence ATGACAGTAGCTCCTAAGAACGCCCTAAGATTCGTATTGATCACTCTCTTGATCGATTTTACCGGTTTCGGGATCATAGTACCCGTCATTCCGCAACTCATCGAACAACTGATAGGCGGAGACCTCAGCGAAGCTTCCGTGTACGGAGGCTGGTTGACTTTCGCCTACGCATTCACCCAATTCATTTTCGCTCCGATTCTGGGCGGATTGAGCGACCGTTTCGGACGTAGACCGGTTCTGCTCTCATCCTTATTCGGGTTAGGAGTAGATTACGTTTTTCTTGCATTTGCCCCGGATATCTGGTGGTTATTTTTAGGAAGAATCGTTTCCGGCCTGACCGGCGCGAGCTACAGCGCCGCCGGAGCATACATCGCGGACATCAGTCCTCCGGAAAAAAGATCCCAAAATTTCGGACTAATAGGAGCAGCATTCGGAGTCGGCTTCATCGTCGGCCCAGTAATCGGAGGGATCTTCAGCCAATTCGGACCGAGAGCTCCCTTTATGGTCGCCGCAGGACTTTCCTTTACCAACTGGATCTACGGTTATTTGGTACTTCCGGAATCCTTGGTCGAATCGAACCGTAGAAAATTCGAATGGAAACGGGCGAATCCGGTGGGCTCGCTAGTACAACTGAATCGACTTCCCGGAGCCAATGCAGGACTTCTTCTTGCGGTATCCCTTCTATTTATCGCAAACCATTCCTGCGAATCGACTTGGACGTACTATACGATGCAAAAATTCGCATGGGATGCGGAACAAGTGGGATACTCCCTGGGCGTAGTAGGGATCACCATCGCTTTCGTTCAGGGATTCCTACTCAGAATCGTCATACCCAAGTTCGGTCAAAAAAACACGACGTATCTGGGAATTTCCGCGGTGATCGTGGTTAGCATCCTGTTCGCGCTCGCTTCGGAAGGCTGGATGATGTACGTTTTGCTCGTTCCGTTTTCCATAGCTTTCTTGGCGACCCCTGCCATACAAGGATACGTCTCCAATCACGTTCCCGCAAACGAACAGGGAGAATTGCAAGGACTGATGGGAAGTATCATGGGCATAACGTCCATCATCGGCCCTGTATTGATGACGAACCTATTCTCCTACTTCACAAGACCGGGAGCATCCCCGTATTTTCCGGGCGCTCCCTTTATCACGAGTTCTCTTCTCGCACTTTTCAGCGGGATCATCTGCATCGTTTGTTTCCGAGAGGAAACGAAACGGACGGCTACGAAAGAAGAGATCTCAGGCGGAAATCCGGCAGAGAGTTAG
- a CDS encoding helix-turn-helix domain-containing protein, giving the protein MPIRQDDPEITNISSFTEYRYRKHVIVGCSRSGLDEVRKLEWHTNPIPDALRVRRMDRGNWLRYTLKNESDEMQERELTFFSTNISRIEFCSVDAQGKYENSEYIGSEHRDFQSVFRPSFPRFLIRLRPKESRTFYYFISSKEDITYANFPVKLLAGNATERLSLFWFTTQIYILTVSSIAILLALVYWRKRKNPVFLVLVLQVFLSFASFYFLQVKPFSFFFGESSRLLGFPYFLFQATTYAAFFLFLNFAERIWYNDREPNISFLGASLAGLPYLLIPLSPPVFEYRILILVATTGLSIYYFLKSHRTLFGSGRIPVLAYWISWAVFLLFNLGKALYHFDFYPYNEFSVFASVLFAPFHFVLVGICLFRMSSAEFFSKDLSKPVSRKSTVSSLEVDRLVSRIRALIEEERIFLKNSLKEEHLAKELGIGVHQLSEIINVEFKTSFPSLLNYYRIEEAKKLLGQSPKLTVTEVRVKSGFSSKSAFNLEFKKLTGLSPNGYRRAQSEDGNFDPS; this is encoded by the coding sequence GTGCCTATCCGTCAGGACGATCCGGAAATTACCAACATAAGTTCCTTTACGGAATATAGATATCGGAAGCATGTCATCGTCGGTTGTTCTCGATCCGGGTTGGACGAGGTCCGAAAACTGGAGTGGCATACGAATCCCATCCCGGACGCTTTGAGGGTAAGGAGGATGGATCGCGGGAATTGGCTCAGATACACGTTGAAAAACGAATCCGATGAAATGCAGGAAAGGGAGCTGACTTTCTTTTCCACGAACATTTCACGGATCGAATTCTGCTCGGTGGATGCGCAGGGAAAATACGAAAATTCGGAATATATCGGATCGGAACATCGCGATTTTCAATCCGTTTTTCGTCCTAGCTTTCCCCGTTTCCTGATCCGATTGCGACCGAAAGAAAGCAGGACCTTCTATTATTTCATCTCGTCCAAAGAGGACATCACTTACGCGAATTTTCCCGTCAAATTGCTGGCAGGAAACGCGACAGAGCGCTTGTCCCTTTTCTGGTTTACGACCCAAATCTATATTTTAACGGTGTCTTCGATTGCGATCCTGCTCGCCTTAGTCTATTGGCGTAAAAGAAAGAATCCGGTATTTCTTGTGCTCGTTCTGCAGGTATTCCTTTCTTTCGCTTCTTTTTATTTCCTACAAGTGAAACCTTTTTCTTTCTTTTTCGGAGAAAGCAGTCGGCTGCTCGGATTTCCGTACTTCCTGTTTCAAGCGACGACGTATGCGGCATTTTTCCTTTTCTTAAATTTTGCGGAAAGGATTTGGTACAATGATCGGGAACCGAACATTTCCTTTTTGGGAGCTTCTTTGGCGGGACTTCCCTATCTTTTGATCCCGCTTTCTCCGCCCGTTTTCGAATACAGAATTCTGATTTTAGTCGCGACCACCGGTTTATCGATCTATTATTTTTTGAAGTCCCATCGGACTCTGTTCGGCTCGGGCCGAATTCCGGTTTTGGCGTATTGGATTTCCTGGGCTGTTTTTTTACTCTTCAATCTCGGAAAAGCGCTCTACCATTTCGACTTTTATCCTTATAACGAATTTTCCGTATTCGCATCGGTTCTATTTGCTCCGTTTCATTTCGTTCTTGTCGGCATTTGTCTGTTCAGGATGTCCTCGGCGGAATTCTTTTCCAAAGACTTATCCAAACCTGTAAGCAGAAAGAGTACCGTCTCTTCCCTCGAGGTGGACCGGCTGGTTTCCCGGATACGGGCGCTGATAGAGGAAGAGCGGATTTTTCTTAAGAATTCCCTGAAGGAAGAACACCTCGCGAAGGAATTGGGGATCGGCGTTCACCAGCTTTCCGAAATCATCAACGTCGAATTCAAAACCAGTTTTCCTTCTCTCTTGAACTATTATCGGATCGAAGAGGCAAAGAAACTCTTAGGGCAATCTCCAAAACTGACGGTTACGGAAGTGCGGGTCAAATCCGGTTTTAGCTCCAAATCCGCTTTTAATCTGGAATTCAAAAAATTGACCGGATTGAGTCCGAACGGTTATCGTCGGGCGCAGAGTGAGGACGGGAACTTCGATCCGTCTTAA
- a CDS encoding efflux RND transporter permease subunit: protein MSQKNKNIQPLPDQDRPPTSYAAAVKQVTQAGIAAFSVKNPHLMIAGCIVVLVLGVLALFQMPRDLLPPSKQPAVQILDVYWGMPTSSTETILTWKFERYTGQAPGLIHQESKSYPGVSVVNNFFDEDSTSRPEAMGATVGYIMSVLRRLPPGAMPPIVLPFDPMGSTPVCLVAVSGDFKVNELYDLGQYDVRRALQGSPGTIAPTVMGGAEKQIIIELDPLKLKRFDMSAAEAMEKIGRLNTFIPAGDVKIGDFDYPIYTNGVADTVKAFDDFPLRSREGVSIFVRDVGATREASIVQTEMVTLNGKEIVYVPVMRQQGANTLAVVDAAREAMKTLEKEVKGLKLNIVADTTIFIRKAVETVGEEAMFGGGLAALMVFLFLGNPRATFATLLSLPFSTLFVLMGLKATGSTINIMTLGGMALSIGLLVDNSIVAIENIMRHLAEDKDPNRVRVVVRAAQEVTPPIIAVTLCNVVVLFPILLTKGVVNVLFGAIAKTVILAITGSLLSETAIIPLFASRFLTGEPPKLPRFFQAIQNMISALTEIYGNALEKVMTKTKAVVVGILILFAIGGLCLPFIGTELFPRADAGSFVLHMRFPSGLRIEQTSEQAKLVEGRLKEWIKGDLEMVLADSGLYQGFPAAFSQNGGTQDVSMVVELKEHRKKTSQEYARIIREKLPKEFPGVEIGIELGGLLSSSLNGGAQAPINVQVRGSNAMKAHDVALNLLPEIKKIKGATDVRILESFDTPAIEVNINRKKADSQGVYTDEIVQNIVSALAGSIVYKPTIWVDPKSGIDYALGVRFPEEKFQTMKDFENIPVTGKFQERAIPLNQLSDIEQTKGPTILSRVNMKRTVNIMLDSQDRDVGSVSGDIEKVIKKFKVPEGYKVVITGEIEKMRDALGQLGGGFFLSAFLVYMILVVQFRSFMLPGIMMMTVPLGMVGIALMFALTGTYYSLQAGIGTIFLIGIAVSNGVLLIEFILHMLEHEKMELDRGIIEGAKARLRPILMTSLASMLGLTPMAIGFGKGSEANIPLGRAVIGGQFLATLLTLFVLPTVFRYLYRKFYLKES from the coding sequence ATGAGTCAAAAGAATAAGAATATTCAACCCCTGCCCGACCAAGATCGTCCGCCGACTTCTTATGCAGCGGCGGTAAAACAGGTCACTCAGGCCGGGATCGCCGCGTTTTCGGTCAAAAACCCGCACTTGATGATTGCCGGTTGTATCGTGGTGTTAGTTTTGGGGGTTCTGGCGTTATTTCAAATGCCTCGAGATCTTCTGCCTCCTTCTAAGCAACCGGCAGTCCAGATCCTGGACGTTTATTGGGGAATGCCTACCTCAAGTACGGAAACCATTCTCACCTGGAAGTTCGAACGTTATACGGGACAAGCGCCCGGTTTGATCCATCAGGAATCCAAGTCCTACCCGGGAGTGAGCGTGGTGAATAACTTCTTTGACGAAGATTCCACGTCCAGACCCGAAGCAATGGGCGCGACCGTCGGCTATATCATGTCGGTTCTACGAAGACTTCCTCCTGGAGCGATGCCTCCGATCGTACTTCCCTTCGATCCGATGGGTTCCACTCCCGTCTGCCTCGTGGCGGTGAGCGGCGATTTTAAGGTCAACGAATTGTACGACTTAGGACAGTACGACGTACGACGCGCCTTACAAGGAAGTCCGGGAACGATCGCACCGACGGTCATGGGCGGAGCGGAAAAGCAGATCATTATAGAGTTGGATCCGCTGAAGTTAAAGAGATTCGATATGTCCGCCGCGGAAGCGATGGAAAAAATCGGAAGGTTGAACACCTTCATTCCGGCGGGAGACGTTAAGATCGGAGATTTCGATTATCCGATCTATACGAATGGAGTCGCGGACACGGTCAAGGCATTCGACGACTTTCCTCTTCGCAGCCGCGAAGGCGTTTCCATATTCGTACGCGATGTAGGCGCTACCAGAGAAGCGAGTATCGTCCAGACGGAGATGGTTACTCTGAACGGAAAGGAAATCGTTTATGTTCCCGTCATGAGACAACAGGGCGCCAACACTTTGGCCGTCGTAGACGCCGCCAGAGAGGCCATGAAGACTTTGGAAAAAGAGGTCAAGGGCCTAAAGCTGAATATCGTGGCGGACACTACGATCTTTATTCGCAAGGCCGTGGAGACGGTGGGAGAAGAAGCCATGTTCGGCGGAGGTTTGGCCGCGTTGATGGTGTTTCTCTTTCTCGGAAACCCGAGAGCGACCTTTGCCACTCTTCTCTCTCTTCCCTTTTCCACCTTGTTCGTCCTCATGGGTTTGAAAGCCACGGGTTCTACGATCAATATCATGACTCTGGGCGGAATGGCACTATCGATCGGTCTACTTGTGGATAATTCCATCGTCGCGATCGAAAACATCATGCGACATTTGGCCGAGGATAAGGATCCGAACCGTGTAAGGGTTGTAGTGCGCGCCGCCCAAGAGGTGACCCCGCCCATTATCGCAGTCACTCTTTGTAACGTCGTCGTGTTATTTCCTATTCTTCTCACCAAAGGAGTGGTTAACGTTCTTTTCGGAGCGATAGCGAAGACGGTAATCCTTGCCATCACCGGATCTTTGTTATCCGAAACAGCGATCATTCCTCTTTTCGCAAGTAGATTCCTTACAGGTGAACCTCCCAAACTTCCTAGATTCTTTCAAGCGATCCAAAACATGATATCCGCTTTGACCGAAATTTACGGAAACGCTTTGGAGAAAGTCATGACCAAAACCAAAGCGGTGGTCGTCGGAATCCTCATACTCTTCGCGATCGGCGGACTTTGCCTTCCGTTTATCGGAACGGAACTGTTTCCCAGGGCCGACGCCGGAAGTTTCGTTCTTCATATGAGATTTCCTTCCGGACTAAGGATCGAGCAGACGAGCGAACAAGCGAAGTTGGTGGAAGGAAGGCTGAAGGAATGGATCAAAGGAGATCTGGAAATGGTGCTCGCCGATTCCGGTCTCTACCAAGGATTTCCCGCGGCCTTCTCCCAAAACGGAGGAACCCAGGACGTTTCCATGGTGGTGGAGTTGAAGGAACATCGTAAAAAAACCTCTCAGGAATACGCGAGAATTATCCGTGAAAAATTGCCGAAGGAATTCCCCGGCGTCGAAATCGGAATCGAGTTGGGGGGACTGCTTTCCTCTTCGCTTAACGGCGGCGCTCAAGCTCCGATCAATGTGCAGGTACGCGGTTCCAACGCAATGAAAGCGCACGATGTGGCGTTGAACCTTCTTCCGGAAATCAAAAAGATCAAAGGCGCTACGGACGTCCGTATCCTGGAAAGTTTCGATACCCCGGCCATCGAGGTAAATATCAATCGTAAGAAGGCGGATTCGCAAGGAGTCTACACGGACGAGATCGTGCAGAATATCGTGAGCGCTCTTGCCGGAAGCATCGTTTACAAGCCAACGATATGGGTGGATCCGAAAAGCGGTATCGATTATGCGTTGGGAGTCCGCTTCCCGGAAGAGAAATTCCAAACCATGAAGGATTTCGAGAATATTCCTGTTACGGGAAAATTCCAGGAGAGAGCGATTCCTCTCAATCAACTTTCCGACATCGAGCAGACCAAGGGTCCGACTATATTAAGCCGCGTTAATATGAAACGGACCGTCAACATCATGTTGGATTCCCAGGACAGGGACGTGGGGAGCGTGTCCGGCGACATCGAGAAAGTTATCAAGAAATTCAAGGTTCCGGAAGGATACAAAGTAGTCATCACCGGAGAAATAGAAAAGATGAGGGACGCGTTAGGTCAATTGGGAGGAGGATTCTTTCTCTCCGCCTTTTTGGTCTACATGATTCTGGTAGTACAATTCCGTTCCTTCATGCTTCCCGGAATCATGATGATGACCGTACCTTTGGGAATGGTGGGTATCGCGCTGATGTTCGCATTGACCGGAACCTATTATAGCCTCCAAGCGGGTATCGGAACTATCTTTCTGATCGGGATCGCGGTTTCCAACGGAGTGCTTCTCATAGAGTTCATTCTCCACATGTTGGAGCACGAAAAAATGGAACTCGATCGCGGGATCATAGAGGGAGCCAAAGCGAGGTTGAGACCGATCCTGATGACTTCTCTTGCCTCCATGCTCGGATTGACTCCGATGGCGATCGGATTCGGAAAAGGATCGGAAGCAAATATCCCCTTGGGGAGAGCCGTGATAGGAGGTCAATTTCTGGCAACATTGTTGACCTTGTTCGTATTACCTACGGTCTTCAGATATCTCTACCGCAAGTTCTATCTAAAGGAGAGCTGA
- a CDS encoding MIP/aquaporin family protein: protein MSSPFLGEFLGTFVLILLGNGVVAGTLLEHSKAKDSGWIVITAGWAFAVLIGILTANAFGSPDAHLNPAVTLAFAIQSGDFSKLVSYTTAQILGAFFGSVFVTLHYLPHWKETKDPLRILAIFSTEPAIRHKFSNFFSEFLGTFVLILGVYAIFSPQIKGLTSHLGAFLVGLLVWSIGLSMGGTTGYAINPARDFGPRLAHFLLPIPGKGSSRWEYAWIPILAPLCGAALAGMLLRTYVSQ, encoded by the coding sequence ATGTCTTCCCCTTTTCTGGGCGAATTTTTAGGAACGTTTGTTTTGATCCTATTAGGCAACGGAGTCGTCGCCGGAACTCTTTTGGAGCATTCCAAAGCGAAAGACAGCGGATGGATCGTAATCACCGCGGGCTGGGCATTTGCCGTTTTGATCGGAATCCTGACGGCGAATGCCTTCGGCAGTCCCGACGCACATTTAAACCCGGCGGTTACGCTCGCATTTGCGATCCAATCCGGCGATTTTTCCAAACTCGTTTCCTACACGACTGCCCAGATACTTGGAGCTTTTTTCGGCTCCGTCTTCGTAACCTTACACTACCTTCCGCATTGGAAAGAGACGAAGGATCCTCTGAGAATTTTGGCGATTTTTTCCACGGAGCCCGCGATCCGGCATAAGTTCTCCAATTTCTTCAGCGAATTCCTTGGAACCTTCGTTTTAATCTTAGGAGTGTATGCGATCTTTTCTCCGCAAATCAAGGGCCTGACTTCCCATCTCGGCGCATTTTTGGTCGGCTTGTTGGTTTGGAGCATAGGACTTTCCATGGGAGGAACCACGGGATACGCCATCAATCCCGCGCGCGATTTTGGACCGAGGCTAGCGCATTTCCTCTTACCGATTCCCGGAAAAGGATCCTCACGCTGGGAATACGCTTGGATTCCGATCTTAGCTCCGCTTTGCGGGGCTGCCCTTGCCGGAATGCTTTTAAGGACATATGTATCCCAATGA
- a CDS encoding helix-turn-helix transcriptional regulator, with product MRADRLLNILLHLQAKGKTTARELAEKLEVSERTLHRDMEALSSAGIPIYAERGIGGGWSLSEGYRTNLTGMRREEVLSLLLLQSSRILEDLGRKKDLDSAFLKLMAALPPAYKKDAETARQRIHIDGAGWNQAIRDLPVLPLLQDAVWEDRKVEILYEKEGTVSSRNLEPLGLVAKDTTWYLVARRSREIRIYRISRIREAKLLAERFERPKKFDLSKYWESWLEDFKTRIPQYRVKIRIKSPLELKIRRNPFLKILKVSPAKKGWSEMELDLETLEWAIGSLMRFGSAVEVLQPEELKESILSKAEEILTLYRKG from the coding sequence ATGAGGGCGGACAGACTTTTAAATATCCTATTGCACCTCCAAGCCAAGGGCAAAACTACTGCCCGGGAACTCGCGGAAAAATTGGAGGTTTCGGAGCGGACTCTTCACCGTGATATGGAAGCTCTTAGCTCGGCCGGAATTCCGATTTACGCGGAAAGGGGAATCGGCGGCGGGTGGAGTCTTAGCGAAGGATATAGAACCAACCTAACAGGAATGAGGCGGGAAGAAGTGCTCTCCCTTCTGCTCCTACAATCTTCGCGGATTTTGGAGGATTTGGGAAGAAAGAAGGACCTAGATTCAGCTTTTCTAAAGTTAATGGCCGCTCTACCCCCCGCGTACAAAAAGGATGCGGAAACGGCAAGGCAACGGATTCACATAGACGGGGCCGGATGGAACCAAGCGATCCGAGATCTCCCGGTCCTCCCTTTGTTGCAGGACGCCGTTTGGGAAGATAGAAAAGTGGAAATCTTATACGAAAAGGAAGGCACGGTTTCTTCCAGAAACCTGGAACCGTTAGGCCTCGTTGCAAAAGACACGACCTGGTATCTGGTGGCGAGAAGGAGTCGGGAAATCCGGATCTACAGAATTTCCAGAATCCGAGAGGCAAAACTTCTAGCCGAAAGATTCGAAAGGCCGAAAAAATTCGACCTCTCCAAATATTGGGAATCCTGGCTGGAGGATTTCAAAACCAGAATTCCACAGTACCGAGTTAAGATACGAATCAAGAGTCCTCTAGAACTCAAAATCCGGCGAAATCCGTTTCTGAAAATTCTAAAGGTGTCCCCTGCGAAAAAAGGATGGAGCGAAATGGAATTGGATCTGGAAACCCTGGAGTGGGCGATCGGATCCTTAATGCGTTTCGGTTCCGCCGTGGAAGTACTGCAACCGGAAGAATTAAAGGAATCCATACTGTCAAAAGCGGAGGAAATCCTGACTCTATATCGAAAAGGTTAG
- a CDS encoding GGDEF domain-containing protein, with product MTLDSESIFTKLGPILDALDEGIVILDSAGKSIEQNRRAAEWEIASDPLQQDRWRRFFQEFPPPKSMVVSLMTPFGKRRFEIRSEKIPDGYGGQPLTMYFFKDNTDSRFLQVRLKRLEFLNLRSRAKIRNLEMQDPLTGLFNRSYTSNIFSSELSRAKRTESRIGVIAIDIDRLKVINDTFGTGQGDELIANVGKILLQNSRKTDIAARTGGEEFLLILPGADRQTVLERAERIRDQYSLLRLQSPKGSIQSTLSVGVAMFPADGSSEDSLMRSANSALYVAKRSGKNRVVSTGSKD from the coding sequence ATGACTTTAGATTCGGAAAGCATTTTTACGAAACTAGGCCCTATCCTGGACGCCCTCGACGAAGGAATCGTGATTTTAGATTCTGCCGGAAAATCGATCGAGCAGAATCGCAGAGCAGCGGAATGGGAAATTGCTTCCGATCCTTTACAGCAAGATCGTTGGCGGCGCTTCTTCCAGGAATTTCCTCCGCCTAAATCCATGGTCGTTTCCTTAATGACCCCGTTCGGAAAAAGAAGATTCGAAATCCGTTCGGAGAAAATTCCCGACGGGTACGGTGGGCAACCGCTGACGATGTATTTCTTCAAAGATAACACCGATAGCAGATTCCTGCAAGTACGGCTGAAAAGATTAGAATTTCTGAATTTAAGAAGTCGGGCCAAAATCAGGAATCTGGAGATGCAAGATCCTCTTACGGGACTTTTTAACCGGAGCTATACCTCCAACATTTTTTCCTCAGAATTATCCCGCGCAAAAAGAACCGAAAGTCGGATCGGCGTAATCGCGATCGATATCGACAGGTTGAAAGTGATCAATGATACGTTCGGCACCGGTCAAGGAGACGAGCTTATCGCCAACGTCGGCAAAATCCTTTTGCAGAATTCTAGAAAAACGGACATTGCGGCCAGAACCGGTGGAGAAGAGTTCCTTCTGATCCTCCCAGGGGCGGATAGGCAAACCGTGTTGGAGAGAGCGGAAAGAATCAGAGACCAGTATTCCCTGCTTCGACTGCAAAGTCCGAAAGGATCGATTCAGTCCACACTTTCCGTCGGCGTAGCAATGTTCCCGGCGGACGGATCCTCCGAAGATAGTTTGATGCGTTCCGCAAATTCGGCACTATACGTGGCGAAGCGTTCGGGAAAAAACAGGGTGGTATCCACCGGAAGCAAGGATTAA
- a CDS encoding YdeI/OmpD-associated family protein codes for MPKQDEQLVVPFSSRKEWEKWLKQNHDSSPGIWIKLSKKQSGIPSVSYEEALEIALCYGWIDGQKKPFDSEYWLQKFTLRKPKSIWSLKNREKAEELLSSGKIKPAGLKAIEEAKQNGAWDKAYASPSKIVVPEDFQKALDQNKKAGKFFETLDKTNRYAILFRIHNVKKAETRTRKIQEFVSMLEQGKKIH; via the coding sequence TTGCCTAAGCAAGACGAACAACTCGTGGTTCCCTTCTCTTCCCGGAAAGAATGGGAGAAGTGGTTGAAACAAAACCACGATTCCTCACCCGGAATCTGGATCAAGCTGAGTAAAAAGCAATCCGGTATTCCTTCCGTTTCCTACGAAGAGGCTTTGGAGATCGCTCTTTGTTACGGTTGGATCGACGGGCAAAAAAAACCTTTCGATTCCGAATACTGGCTCCAAAAATTCACTTTAAGAAAACCGAAAAGTATTTGGTCGCTTAAAAATAGGGAAAAAGCGGAAGAATTACTATCTTCGGGAAAGATCAAACCGGCAGGGTTGAAGGCGATAGAAGAGGCCAAACAAAACGGCGCCTGGGATAAGGCTTACGCCTCTCCGAGTAAGATCGTAGTTCCGGAAGATTTCCAAAAAGCTTTGGACCAAAACAAGAAAGCCGGGAAATTTTTCGAAACCCTGGACAAGACGAACCGGTACGCGATTCTATTTCGGATTCATAACGTGAAAAAAGCCGAAACGCGAACCAGAAAAATCCAGGAGTTCGTATCGATGCTGGAACAGGGAAAGAAGATCCATTAA